ATTTAGAGGGCGAAATGAGCGTGAGATGAAGATGAGAATCATACATTCTTTTATTTGGTTGGATTTTGGGATGAtagaatctcaaactcattctaTCCTCTATTCTCTCTTGGAGAGTATAACAATGCTCACAAAAATGATGAGAATAATTATTTTTCCTTGTGGAGATTGGctttaatatacaaaaaaatcattataattttattacatATTATAATTCTCACAATTATACTCAGTATTTATTTCCTACTCAATATAGCAGTCCTTTGTGATGTTTTGGCTCAATTCTGCGTTTCTGGATTGTTAATATATTCATATCTGGATGATCCATCCAAACGGCTACAAAAGTTGACTGGACAGTTGACTCCAGAGGCGATTTTTGTCAGGACGGCTCTTTGAGTGTTTGGACACCTATCTTAGATCTATGCGCGATCCAACTATATAAATACAAATTTGTAAGAGTTTTTATCCTAATTCGCACATACGTTTGAGAGTCGCCCCTTTGAGAGATAATACATATtttgtgagtgagagagagctaTAAGGGCTTGATCTTGTTGTATTGGTGGATTCTCCactttgttttctcttcttcaacaTAGTGCAAATATCCTCTACCGCCCGTTGATGCAAGATTTACGCCGAACCATGTAAATTCCGTGTCTCTCTATTTACTATTGCTTTTGATTATCTGCTTGCTTAGTGTTTGAGTGTTGATTTAGTCAATTTATTTGGTGCTATTGCATGTGTATTTGTGAATTTAGCACAACCGTCTTTATCTTATATTCATTGTCACACTCAACTCATATTTAGTTATTCACCTCACGCTCACGCTCACGCTCATTTCATTATGAACCAAATAATGAGAATCTTGTGAAATTGTGAATAGTTACATTTACGTACGTCTAGTTCTGAGTTGTGACTAATTTGGAGCCGGCTCTAACTATCCCTTTGGAGAGATGGCTTGTCTAGATGGAGCTTACAAGGCTACACGTGTAAAGCTGACGTTGACAAGTCAACCTTCCCACCAACTCCCCTAAATATTTCATTCTTtaaagttatttttttaaaattcaaaataagtGCCAATTTTCACGACCAATGAAATGATGATGGCAGCGAAACGCACGGCGAATGGCGGAGATGGCGCCAGTCAGCAACACGTGTCATCTCCTTAAAAAAAAGCTTCAATCTAGAGCACCacgtaattttattttttttttaatttaatattataaagAAGACGTGCAAATTATATACTCCTatatattcaaaacattttttttttctcatacgTGCTTTTCAATGACCGTTAGTCGTTAACAAAAGtgaaaagatatatatatttttttgaaaagatatattaattaatagaaAGGAATGATTAAATATTTAacatgataattaattaattaattaatcttctTGGCTAAGCTAATTTAACACTAACTTGACCACTTAGACAATTCAACGCCAGTCTTCAATGATGTCGACATCTACGTAGCTCATAAgttacctatatatatatatatattattgtggtTTATGACATAAGAAATTAAAtatcttttgaaaattttattttggtgtTATTATGTGAAATACGTGTCTAAATATAGGACTCAACGTTGTCACAAATCACAATCGCATAATCCCAACAAGCATAACACACAAACAAATCAATCgattttttcaatttgattgGTGCTTAGAAAAGTAATATTCTACATTAATTGATGGTGTTGCAagataatatatttaaattaaaaagaaatgaaagagagaaggaaagaaaatataatttcccttttaattatatatatatttatttatttatttatattttttccaaTGTCAATCGGGGGTTAACAATATCTTGCGCGTGACGATATGGATACTCGAGAACCACGATTAACTCGGATGACATTCTTGTTGTCGATGTAATTTTTACATTGAGGGAAAAAAGtaatatagaaagaaaaaagtatGAAATAATACAATAACACAAAGATGTACGTGGTTTGACAACTTACTTAGTCCACGGaggtctgatcttttattaagGAAGTGAGTGTCTCAAATGTTGGAGTGATACATGTATTTATAGTGTTAGAAGGCTTGATGAGGTTATGGAGACTGGGTGCTGTTATGTTGTCTTTCTTGAAATATAATAACCCCCTACAGCCCTACAGTAACCGTTGTCTAAACCACCTCCTCATTGACATTTGAACCAAATCAGTTGGATCTGTAGAACTGCTTATCCTTTTACTCATACGGAAGAGATAAGCTTATGTACGTATCTTTAAGTATTTCCTCCACACCTGTAATAGAaaaggacaatattgttgatgacGTGAGGTGATGTGGCCTCGGCCGCCATCAAACAAAAGTGCCTCCGCATCTCGAACCCCGTATCCTATAATTCCCCTAGAGATTGGACCTCCGCGcacgtttgtttgatggcaGCCGAGACCACATCACCTCACGTCATCAACAAATATGAATACTCATTTTGCCGTGGAATGTCTAATTTGATTTGTACTTTGGTAGTTAGGTGTAGTTAGGTGTCTTCCTTTAGTTAGTTATcttgttaatttttcttttaaaactaGCAACCTATTATTCATTAACGAGAAATCTACACAATACAATCGTGACTATATTGGACCCGACCCTAAATAATAATAAACCTCCAACACATGTAATGCGAGGATTGATCCCATTATCACCTATTTTGACAATACCTTATCTCGACAACTTTACCATCCAAAAAAGAAGCTCTCAACCTAGTGGTAGTCACTTCATGGAATTCCAAAAAGGGTGAAGGTTATAATCTTCCCACACGATAAAAATAACCAATAATTAAATGAATATCAAGCACTTGGGTGCAAGCTtagtaataaatatttttggaaGCTGATAATACTCGATACctccaaaagacccccatttaatatggagtgttagATGTGAAATGAGCCctacatgtttgtttttaataaatgattattttaataccacatagatttggggactTTGAGGAGTCTCTAACGTTGTCCTTTTTGAAGTAATACTTTTGTGGTCATGCGTTtggttttgactcaatttactaTATGTCGTTAGGTGTAAAACTCACGTATGCGAGGGCTTGACAACTTGGGTTTCAGCCTAAATCCAACGTCCAAAGCACAAACTTGTATATTGTCattatcaattaaaaaataatatccaATCAAACCCTTGGATTATCCGATAACGTTTTAACCTCCCTCCAATGGCAGTTACAAGATTCTGTTTGGAAGTGGGTCCAAATAGATTAAATGGAAGTTAGGTGGGGCGGGTAGATAGTTCCAAGGACCAcgttaatatttatatttatatttgcacACCTCCAGATTTAGAAAATCAATGGCAATGCCATgccaacttttttattttattatttttttgaataattgtaataataaaataaaaaggttAAAGAAACCCAAAATTGGTTCTTAAAGGTCAAGTAAGAGGCTCCGTGTGGGGGATTCTGTGTCTGCTCACAGGGCTCACAGGGCAAGAAAATTAGACAAAAGAAGAATtcaagattttgaattttttaaaaaagaaaataaaaaagcgAGTGAAAAAGTTGAGAGCAGAGCTTATAAAGCCGCCATGACATTGTAGCCAATCTCATTAGGTTAACTGATTGATACAAACActtttcctctgttttctttCTCTGCGTCCACATTATTCACCATTGTTTCTCTATGTTCTTGCGTAGTTTCATTTGTCTTGTCTGAAAATCAAAGAAAGCATCCTTGCTCTTCCTCTATATCTTAGCAAACAAAACACCCACTTGTTCATTTCACTTCATTCTACTTCCTTGTTTGTTTGACAACCGCAATATCAAGGTAAGCAATGGAATTTATGGCTCCTCTGTTTCGACTCAGTTGTCTCTCTGTTTTGCTTCTCTTTTAGTCAttttctgctgctgctgctgctgttatTGTAGTGCCATCACAACAGGAGACGgaagaatgaagaaaatgagggacgaaagaatgaagaaaatgaagtaTGTGTTGGTGACAGGAGGAGTTGTGAGTGGACTGGGTAAAGGAGTGACTGCTAGTAGTATTGGTGTGCTTCTTAAGGCTTGTGGTCTTCGTGTCACCTCCATGAAAAtaggtcttcttcttcttcttccgatTTCTCATGCTAATCTTTCGAAATGTGTTGTTTCTGGTCACTAATTCTTTAAAATTAATTCCAGATCCTTATTTGAACACTGATGCTGGAACCATGTCCCCTTTCGAGCACGGTGAAGTGTTCGTCTTAGATGATGGTGGCGAGGTACATAAAAACATACAACAATCACTCCATTTCCATACAATTTGGATTACTAATCGAAAAGGGTTTTGGGGTaaatgaaaattgatgaaggtttttttttctttttcttgggttGGAAGGTGGACCTGGATCTTGGAAACTATGAGAGGTTCATGGATATCAAGCTGACCCGTGACAACAACATCACCACTGGAAAGATTTACCAGGCAAGTATTAATGTTGGTGACAGAAAGAGTCACTAGATTTAAACCAAATTTActtgatttttaaatttgtttgttcTTATTGTTTGACAGTCTGTTATTGACAAGGAGAGAAGAGGAGATTATTTGGGAAAAACTGTGCAGGTTTAATCTCTTCTACTGCCAACTCTAGTCTTATCAGCTGTTCTTGATAAGTTGATATGCATATTGAAGTTcaatattttgtgcaatttcaaggttGTCCCTCACATCACTGACGCAATTCAAGACTGGATAGAGAGAGTAGCGCAGGTACCGGTGGACGGAAAGTCAGGTCCAGCTGATGTGTGTATTATTGAACTGGGAGGGACAATAGGTAGATAAGAAGAAGCTAAATAAGTCgctttatatatatgttcattggTCTCCTATAGGTGATTTTTCTTTGGATGCAGGAGACATTGAATCCATGCCATTCATTGAGGCTCTAAGTCAATTCTCATGCCGTGTTGGTACGGATAATCTTCTTATTGTACACCAATTTCAAttctttgactcttttttttttcaaggctCTAAGGATACTTTCAACTTTAATCTGCTTCAGGGAGTGGTAACTTTTGCTTGATCCATGTCAGTCTTGTTCCTGTTTTGAATGTTGTTGGTGAACAGGTATAACTGTCTTCTACACATATTGAATTCACTtaagataattacaattaactGAAAAGCTTGATGATTTTGACCAAATATGGTTTcagaaaacaaaaccaacacAACACAGTGTCCGGGGACTGAGAGGATTGGGTTTGACACCAGATATTTTAGCTTGTCGCAGCACAACGGTATTTCGAACCCTTTCTTTTTTCCAAAAACACACATAGAGTATATACTTTGTGACAGTGGGTTTAAGGTTATGAATCTAAATCTGTTTTGCAGGTACTTGATGAGACTGTGAAGGAGAAGCTCTCTCAGTTTTGTCATGTTCCGGTATGGTGGCTTGGTTTAGAATTGGTTTATTGGTTATCTAAGTTCTTGCTAGTTTTAATCTTTATTGTTCCAAATGATATGCAGGTAGAAAACGTTGTCACTCTTTATGATGTTCCAAATATCTGGCACATACCTTTGCTTTTAAGAGTAAGCAATTCTAAGATTCACACTCATGAATTTGACAATTATGACAAGGGTgttgaatatttattttcttttactgAATAGGATCAGAAAGCTCATGAATCAATCTTGACAAAGTTGAACCTTTTAAGGTTTGTGTGATAAACCCGCTTTCCATGGTCCTTGTTGATGTAATTGGTTTTGGCTTTCCTGCAATTCTCACCCAAGTATGTTCTCCAATGCTGCAGTGTGGCTCAGGAGCCTAATTTAGATGAATGGACTTCAAGGGCTGAAATCTGTGACATGTTATCAGATCAGCCAGTGCGTCCTGAAAACTTTCAGCTTCAGAATTCGGGTTTATTGGATTTTTCGACCAAAGTCTaatctttttttctctcatgaaTTCATAGGTTCGAATTGCCTTGGTTGGAAAGTATACAGGCCTTCCAGATGCCTATCTTTCTATAGTGAAGGTATATATTGGCATACTTATGCGATTTAAGGAGTCCtccttttccttgttttctAAGGCATTCTTGGCTGCAATTTCTTTGATATAACATGATTTTTCAAAACATTAATTTCACAGGAATGAGATTTTAATTCCATGGTTTTGTTGTTTGCTTTATTGCTGCAGGCTCTTTTGCATGCTGCTGTAGCTCGGCGCAAGAAACTTATTGTGGATTGGGTTCCGGCAACTGACCTTGAAGATACAACTGCAAAAGAGGTTAGTAATTCATATCTTGACACATCGTAGGTATTctttatttccttttgtttcacATACTTACATAAATGTTTGCCTTGCAGAATCCGGATGCTTATAAGACTGCATGGAACACTTTGAAGGTTAATGTTTGTTGAATGCCATGACAATAGCTTTGTTTTCTAAGTTGTTGTACACCATCTGATATGCCTCTATGTTCAGGGTGCGGATGGCATTCTTGTTCCTGGAGGGTTTGGTGACAGAGGTGTGCAAGGGAAAATTCTTGCAGCAAAGTACGCTCGAGAAAACAGAATTCCATACCTCGGGATTTGTCTGGGAATGCAGATCGCTGTGATCGAGATTGCACGATCAGTCCTTGGCCTGCGTGATGCAAACAGCACTGAATTTGATCCTGACACCAAGAATCCTTGTTGCATATTCATGCCTGAGGTCTTAAATTGCTCTACCTGGTGTTGAATCCACAtcagattcaaaaaaaaaaaaactctattttTCTATCTTAATTAATATTTTGCATATTTTACTAACAGGGCTCAAAAACCCATATGGGGGGCACAATGCGACTGGGATCAAGGAGGACATATTTCCAAGTCAAGGATTGCATAGCTTCAAAATTGTTAGTATCTCTTACTCTTCTGTTGTCCTTGAAAGTTTTTGTGCAGAAATTTCTATCAGAATGCTTAACTTATGGTTTCATTGACGTCGGCTAACTATTCTTACCTGCATTTCCCTAGATATGGTAACAGAAGCTTCATCAATGAGAGGCACCGGCATAGATATGAAGTATGCACAACTGGAATGTCTTTTTCCATAGATGTAGCTTCTTTTTAGGGTCTCAGAATGCATATAATACTCTGTTTCATGCAGGTAAATCCCGATATGGTAGCGCGACTTGAACATGCTGGGCTTTCTTTCACTGGCAAGGATGAAACCGGACAGCGTATGGAGGTGTGAATTCTACCAGATAAATTCATATTACTTCAAATTGCTTTACTAATTTATATGAAAACAATGATTCTAAAGTTTATATCTGCAATACAGATTGTGGAGCTACTTAATCATCCCTACTTCCTTGGAGTTCAATTCCATCCTGAATATAAATCAAGACCAGGAAAACCTTCTGCTTTATTCCTAGGTTCATGTTTTGCTCAACCCTGTTCAAGTCCAACGTTTTAACTTCGTTTCGATTTGCTGTAAAATGTTAATTTTTGTCATGTCATGCAGGGCTTATAGCAGCAGCATGTGGAGAATTAGAATCTCTCTTACAAGTATGTCACATCAAAGAGAACGGGACGATCCCAATGAAGGTTCAACATGTTTACCAAAATGGATATGATACTAAGCTGGCAGCCATGTCATCATCAGAGTGTGGTCAAATATATAGCAGCTGCAACTGCTACCACAATGGCAATGGCAACGGCAACGGTGTGCTCCTTTGAGGGTTGTTGCTTAATGAATAAGGTGTTGTTATAAGTGGTAATGGTTCTGCTAGGGCGGCTTAGGGTTTTTTTCTGGTATTTTAGGAGCAAAGTTTGCTGTGTATAGCCAATTTGGAAAATGGAGTAGCTGCAGAGTTGATAGAAAGAGAGCTGGATCCCCAGTCTTTTTTAAAGGGGATAGCTTGTTCTGCTCATAGTTGTATTTTACAGTTCCAAATCTTTCTTGGGCTAGGGCTGTGTGCTTTTACAGTTTGTATTGTCTTCCCAAACtctattttatttgaatggacGTTTTGAAGAGGTTGTAAAACATATTATGAAAACTAAAACATATATACTCTTGAAGCAAAGATATGTCCGACTTACACGTCAGCGGTTGGGGTTCAAGTTGTGATGTTGATAGTGAACCTCATAACCTACAGGTACGAATAGACGTTGGAGGAAGGGCTGCCCAATGACACTCTAACGCTCAAGTTAGTAATCTTATCCGCACAGCAGTGATTCACAGAGGCTTACATCTTCACACAACCTCTTTGAAAACTCTTTGTTGCGGCTTCTTGCTCAGACAGTAATCTCATTCTCAACAGGATTATCAAGTTCTGCGAACCATCCTAACAAAATTACACATGAAACTGTTCAAGTTTCATTATCAGCCCAACCATCCATGATCCATCCCACACAGACATTTCAACGAACACCTGGAGGCTGG
This genomic window from Tripterygium wilfordii isolate XIE 37 chromosome 9, ASM1340144v1, whole genome shotgun sequence contains:
- the LOC120004918 gene encoding CTP synthase-like isoform X2, giving the protein MKKMRDERMKKMKYVLVTGGVVSGLGKGVTASSIGVLLKACGLRVTSMKIDPYLNTDAGTMSPFEHGEVFVLDDGGEVDLDLGNYERFMDIKLTRDNNITTGKIYQSVIDKERRGDYLGKTVQVVPHITDAIQDWIERVAQVPVDGKSGPADVCIIELGGTIGDIESMPFIEALSQFSCRVGSGNFCLIHVSLVPVLNVVGEQKTKPTQHSVRGLRGLGLTPDILACRSTTVLDETVKEKLSQFCHVPVENVVTLYDVPNIWHIPLLLRDQKAHESILTKLNLLSVAQEPNLDEWTSRAEICDMLSDQPVRIALVGKYTGLPDAYLSIVKALLHAAVARRKKLIVDWVPATDLEDTTAKENPDAYKTAWNTLKGADGILVPGGFGDRGVQGKILAAKYARENRIPYLGICLGMQIAVIEIARSVLGLRDANSTEFDPDTKNPCCIFMPEGSKTHMGGTMRLGSRRTYFQVKDCIASKLYGNRSFINERHRHRYEVNPDMVARLEHAGLSFTGKDETGQRMEIVELLNHPYFLGVQFHPEYKSRPGKPSALFLGLIAAACGELESLLQVCHIKENGTIPMKVQHVYQNGYDTKLAAMSSSECGQIYSSCNCYHNGNGNGNGVLL
- the LOC120004918 gene encoding CTP synthase-like isoform X1 encodes the protein MKKMRDERMKKMKYVLVTGGVVSGLGKGVTASSIGVLLKACGLRVTSMKIDPYLNTDAGTMSPFEHGEVFVLDDGGEVDLDLGNYERFMDIKLTRDNNITTGKIYQSVIDKERRGDYLGKTVQVVPHITDAIQDWIERVAQVPVDGKSGPADVCIIELGGTIGDFSLDAGDIESMPFIEALSQFSCRVGSGNFCLIHVSLVPVLNVVGEQKTKPTQHSVRGLRGLGLTPDILACRSTTVLDETVKEKLSQFCHVPVENVVTLYDVPNIWHIPLLLRDQKAHESILTKLNLLSVAQEPNLDEWTSRAEICDMLSDQPVRIALVGKYTGLPDAYLSIVKALLHAAVARRKKLIVDWVPATDLEDTTAKENPDAYKTAWNTLKGADGILVPGGFGDRGVQGKILAAKYARENRIPYLGICLGMQIAVIEIARSVLGLRDANSTEFDPDTKNPCCIFMPEGSKTHMGGTMRLGSRRTYFQVKDCIASKLYGNRSFINERHRHRYEVNPDMVARLEHAGLSFTGKDETGQRMEIVELLNHPYFLGVQFHPEYKSRPGKPSALFLGLIAAACGELESLLQVCHIKENGTIPMKVQHVYQNGYDTKLAAMSSSECGQIYSSCNCYHNGNGNGNGVLL